The Gigantopelta aegis isolate Gae_Host chromosome 3, Gae_host_genome, whole genome shotgun sequence genome segment cttaaataaaaaatccaaGTTGCAGCAAATCTCTATACTAAATTTAGCTGCAGAcaatttttttatagaaaatccCAAAGACAAAtataaatcaaatttatatgGACATAATGAGGTCATGCAAAGACCTGGAACAGCTACAAAATCGAAggtatgaattttaaaaaatggtatTGGCAAACTTTGGCATAAAGTGATTACAAATGTCATTAACAAGGTTCCTTAACTGTACCATAGATTACAAATGGTAACCCAGGATATCAAAAAAGGTTTTTATCAACAAACTATCTTAGACTTCAATATCTTCGTGGAATAGCTGAGTGGCCAAGATCTCTCCCGTGACTATTGTTTGGCAGGATACGCTGCAAAACTGCGGCTTGGACTTTTTGATCCCATTCCCATTCATCAGGTTTTCTTCATCTGTCCTTGGACTGCTGTTGCTCTTGTTGCTGCGGGGACTGTCACTGATCACAGACTGGTTCATGTAGTAGCGCTCCGCCACCATGTTCAGCTGCGGTGCAGCCTCCTCACCATCGCTGAAGTCATCGTCGACGTCTTGAAGACCTGCCAGTTCCGCTGGTTTAAAATTCCACACAGGAACGATGCCTGCACCACTGGGAGCTGCATCGGAGAACGAATACTTCACACCTCCAATGCTGAGTGGTGTGGTGGCTTCATTGCAGTCATTCATGTGTGGAATCTCTCTCTGCATTTCTTCTTCAATGTTGTTCATAGGCTTGGCCGATTCTCTGGGAATACCATCAAGTTTTAAGTCTAGCTTTGCCGCAACTTTCTCGATTAAATCTTCAATCGATTCGTGCTCTTTCCACACTCTGACTGCCCTCCATCGAGCCCGACTACCCTTAGGTGCAGGAATTGCATCAAAACAGACAGTCTCCCCAACCACAAGTACTTTGCATAAATCATCAATTGCTTTACCAAATATCGTCCGGTCTATGAAGACATGCTCATGCTTGCCAAGGTCAATGATTCCCCACAGTTTGGCAACATGATAAATCTTACCCTTCCGACCAGACAAATTAGGACGGCCTGCCGTCTGTGGGCGACTGCCAGTGATGATGACATTCAAACGAGTGTTTTTAATAGGAGATATCAACCCATCATCTGACACCAGGAACAAGTTGGAGTGAGCACGAACAAACTTTTCCAATTCAGCTTTACCGTATCCTATGGTATTGCGAAGACTTTCTGGAGCCTGGCTGAAATGAGTGCACAAGACATTAACTTTCATGTCACCTTTCTTCTCAATGATGCTCTTAATAAACATGACAGCTTTGTACTCATTAGCTGTCATAGTGACAGGACCTGGCTTGGAACTCGAACTGGATGGTGTTTTTACTGCTGCTTGGGTCTTGTAACTGTCTGACACATCCAGAGACTTTGGCCGCCTCTTCAATTTAGGGGTGTGCTGATTAGGCAGCAGAAGAAAGTTCTGACTTgcagatgacgtcattttcagaTCTCTGATTGGCTCTGAGTTGGGATTCACAGCATTGAACGTGACATTATCTTTCAGACTGACCATATCATCTTTGATGTCAAAAATCAACGGATGACGAAGAAGCCATTCCAGAAACTTATTCTGCGGTCCAACACATTCGCGGATTGATTGCGATGCCTGCGACAGGTGGCCAGCCAGACTGGCAACTGGCATGGTGGTCTCGCCTTTCTTGATCATCCGGTTGCGAAAGTACTGTACAGCCTCGGTCTCCACTGACACATCGGAGGTGCTTGTCCTTGATGAAGCTGGGCTGCTTTCTCGAAAGTCCTCCCCAAGAGCAGTTCCATCATTCAAACTCACAAGGTTTCCATTTACAGTGAACAGTGAAGGATATTTCAGAAGAAATTTCTTCAGACCAGCTTCATTGCCTCCAGCGGCCGTGCGCATCTCCGACGTGAAATTGCGACTGCCAAATCGTCCTGCTAGCTGGCTAATGGTCAAGGGGACCGAACTGTACATTAAAGTCTCCAAAAAATGCAACATCACCTTGTGACCTGGATCGTCAGccattttggggttttttttgtgtttgtatcGAAATTAGGAAACCAAGGGAGTTTGAATTCACATTTGACCTCTTCCAGGTGTAGCTCTTCGTACCtgatgatttaaaacaaaaaacgtcaAATACCAactgaacaagaaataaaaaggaTACATATTCATGTAGGAATCATGTCCTGGAGTACTTTTAACATGTGTCTGTAAATACTGAATTTATATagggtttttggggtgggtaTTTTTTCGAGACTTATGTTAGTTTTAATCACCAAGTTATCCATCCTCAATTTTACAATAAATGAGCACTAGAAAGTTCTTAATACATGATCAAAGGTATTTGAGGCAAATTTGCTAGACAACCTGAGTCTTTATATGATGATATACCCTTGAGAATAATTTCAAACTATGACACAGGTTGCTCTGCACCACTAGCAAATATTCTCATCTTAGCTAAGGATTTTACCAATTATATTTGCATTTGCAGGACAGTGGTTATCGTTtttctaggggggggggggtggggggggggacttatttccatgtgtatataaaaatatatgtacaagttTAGGtgtaaaaatacacattttgctAACCACCCTCTGTTTTCCAGATCTGTCTACATGGAAAACAAGACAGtttgtttctttaacgacaccactactaGTCTAGGGTACATTGATTTCAAACATTCATCAAGGTAATTATAACATAATGCCGTAGAGAGAAAActaactacatttttccattaaatattagggatctttaatatgcaccatcccacaacaggatagcacataacaacAAGACCACACTGTTCTTGACAGGTAAAAGGATTCCTCCAAAATAATGCTATTACCAGTGCCACCATCTCTTGGCCACCATCCCTTGGCTTGTCATTACCACCATCCCTTGGCTTGACATTACCACAATCC includes the following:
- the LOC121368832 gene encoding uncharacterized protein LOC121368832, which produces MADDPGHKVMLHFLETLMYSSVPLTISQLAGRFGSRNFTSEMRTAAGGNEAGLKKFLLKYPSLFTVNGNLVSLNDGTALGEDFRESSPASSRTSTSDVSVETEAVQYFRNRMIKKGETTMPVASLAGHLSQASQSIRECVGPQNKFLEWLLRHPLIFDIKDDMVSLKDNVTFNAVNPNSEPIRDLKMTSSASQNFLLLPNQHTPKLKRRPKSLDVSDSYKTQAAVKTPSSSSSKPGPVTMTANEYKAVMFIKSIIEKKGDMKVNVLCTHFSQAPESLRNTIGYGKAELEKFVRAHSNLFLVSDDGLISPIKNTRLNVIITGSRPQTAGRPNLSGRKGKIYHVAKLWGIIDLGKHEHVFIDRTIFGKAIDDLCKVLVVGETVCFDAIPAPKGSRARWRAVRVWKEHESIEDLIEKVAAKLDLKLDGIPRESAKPMNNIEEEMQREIPHMNDCNEATTPLSIGGVKYSFSDAAPSGAGIVPVWNFKPAELAGLQDVDDDFSDGEEAAPQLNMVAERYYMNQSVISDSPRSNKSNSSPRTDEENLMNGNGIKKSKPQFCSVSCQTIVTGEILATQLFHEDIEV